From a single Miscanthus floridulus cultivar M001 chromosome 8, ASM1932011v1, whole genome shotgun sequence genomic region:
- the LOC136469875 gene encoding uncharacterized protein: MHVLRSGTRVPSLAHDNVDYGAFAPCLPSLGRGTVPRDCLDERVAGPPSNAAVGAVDPSGVVHETKTEEASVTEKIKSDGLYDDAVGTQFCTSQATEIISSNNSSAHESVARKGKRKRDTSSPSARIVCSQDSASCGARKAKKIVNASSPLTEVLHSNVPSSQGTRTSKRNKNLSPSPIPTGVASRTRFVAYKKTSKSPIGRKKDGKGSTSNDPVTCLFCGSIEKDFQVPYLSQCVAYKKTSKSPICLLWFHREKIITCLF; encoded by the exons ATGCACGTGCTAAG GTCTGGTACCAGGGTGCCCTCTCTAGCACATGATAATGTTGACTATGGTGCCTTTGCCCCGTGTCTGCCTTCTCTAGGTCGCGGTACTGTTCCACGAGATTGTTTAGATGAAAGAGTGGCTGGTCCTCCAAGTAATGCAGCTGTCGGAGCAGTTGATCCATCTGGGGTTGTACATGAGACTAAGACTGAAGAAGCATCTGTGACAGAGAAGATCAAATCAGATGGTCTGTATGATGATGCTGTTGGTACTCAGTTTTGTACTTCGCAGGCAACTGAGATAATCTCCTCAAACAACTCTTCTGCTCATG AGTCAGTTGCAAGGAAAGGGAAGAGGAAAAGAGACACTTCATCGCCATCAGCTAGAATTGTCTGTTCACAAGACTCAGCATCTTGTG GTGCAAGGAAAGCGAAGAAGATAGTGAATGCTTCTTCCCCTTTAACTGAAGTTCTCCATTCGAACGTGCCATCATCTCAAG GTACAAGGACCAGCAAGAGGAACAAGAACTTATCTCCATCTCCTATTCCTACCGGTGTGGCTTCGAGGACTCGGTTTGTTGCATATAAAAAGACTTCCAAGTCCCCTATTGGTCGCAAGAAAGATGGAAAGGGAAGTACATCAAATGATCCTGTCACTTGTCTTTTTTGTGGTTCCATAGAGAAAGACTTCCAAGTCCCCTATTTGTCTCAGTGTGTGGCATATAAAAAGACTTCCAAGTCCCCTATTTGTCTATTATGGTTCCATAGAGAAAAAATTATCACTTGTCTTTTTTGA